In the genome of Ignisphaera cupida, one region contains:
- a CDS encoding HEPN domain-containing protein, whose amino-acid sequence MFDEEEFNRWFNSALKTLESARVDHAHRFYNWACFKAHQAAEKAIKAFLWGLGKPQTGHSLPVLISKLREVLGNIPENVVEFCMRLNKYYIPTRYPDVWSEGIPEEQYTEKESSEAINMAEGVLRWVMETWRLLKRE is encoded by the coding sequence GTGTTTGATGAGGAAGAATTCAATAGATGGTTTAATAGTGCTTTAAAAACATTGGAGTCTGCTAGAGTTGATCATGCTCATAGATTCTATAACTGGGCTTGTTTTAAAGCTCATCAAGCTGCTGAAAAAGCTATTAAAGCTTTTTTATGGGGCTTAGGAAAGCCTCAAACGGGGCATTCACTACCTGTACTAATATCTAAATTAAGAGAGGTGCTCGGTAATATTCCGGAAAATGTTGTGGAGTTTTGTATGAGGTTGAATAAATACTATATACCAACTAGATATCCCGATGTGTGGAGCGAGGGAATTCCAGAGGAGCAGTATACTGAAAAAGAATCTTCTGAGGCAATAAACATGGCTGAAGGGGTTCTGAGGTGGGTGATGGAAACATGGAGATTGTTGAAGAGAGAATAA